The genomic segment GCGGGAGGCGACGCCGACCATGTGCCAGTAGGAGACCCAGGCGGCGATGGTGGCTATGGCGGTGGTGGCGATCAGCCGCGCGGCGGCCAGGAGTTTGTGGTGGACGGGGACGCGGGAGATCAGTTCGACGGTGAGTAGCAGCGCCACCGGTGGCCAGGCGGCGATGGTCTGGCTGATGAGGTGCGGTTGGGCGTGCAGGACGTTTGCGGCTACGGAGGCGGCAACGCCGATGATCAGGGTGGCCCGGACCGCCCATCGGATGCGCTTGAGGCTGCGTACGGTGGCCGGTGTGTCGGCCGGGCGCTCGGCGCGCTGCGCCCGGGTGGCGGCCGGCAGGGTTGCCGCGCTCATGCGGCGCCGCCTCGGTTGCGGCGGGCGCGGCGACGCACGTCGTCGGTGAGGGCGCCCGCGAGTTCGCGGGTGTCATCGGTCGGTTCGGTGTCGAGCTCTTCCAGGCGGCGGGTCAGCTCGGCCAGCCGGGCGGCGATCGCGTCGATGTCGTCGAGGTCGGCGTGGTGGCGCATCGCCGCCTGGTACAGCTCTTCGGCGTAGGGGTCGTGTGCGATGGCGGCGTCCAGCACGGCGAGGGCCTCTTCCGGTTGGTCGCGTAGCGCGTCGGCCAGGGCGAGGTGGGCGTCGAGGGCCTGCCGGCGGACCGCTTCCCGGTACGGTTCGGCCCATTCGTAGTGGGCGCCGGCGGCGAAGGGGCCTCGGTAGGCGGTGACCGCGTCTCGCAGCGCGGCCAGCCTCGCGTGGCCGGTGGTGGTCTCGGCGGCGGCGAGTGCCGCGCGCATCCGCCACAGGTCCACGTCCAGGGTGTCGCGGTTGAGTAGGTACCGGTGCCGTGGGTGGGTGATGTAGGTGGCCCGCCCACCGGTGCGCCGTAGGGCCAGGCGCAGGGCGTAGACGTAGGTATGGATGCGGTTGGGGGCCTTGGAGACGGTGGCGTCCGGCACCAGGTCCTCTTTCATGGCGTCGACGGTGGCGCCGCCGTCGCGGGCAATCAGGTACACCAGCAGTTCCATGGCCTTGGCGCGTAGCGGCTGTTGCGGGTCGGCAGCGACGATGGTCGGCGGGCCGAGGACCTGCACCGCGACGACGCCCGGTCCATCGCCAGCGGGGTCGTCGGCGTCGCCGTCGTCCAGGGCCTGACCGTCCTCGCCGTTCGGCCGGGGGACTGCCGATCCCGCCGTGTTCGGACGGGTGGTTTCCGCGAGGACCGTCAAAGCCGGCGTGGTGTCCGGGACCTGTGTGGCGCCGGTGATCTGGTCGGGGGTAGCGGCGTCGGGCTCCGGGGCGGGGCCGGCGGTGGGCGGGTCATGGTCGCCTGTGGGCGTCGCGGGCTGGGTGGTGGCGACAGGGGTGCGGGGCTGCGGCTCGGTGGGTGCCGGCGGCTGGGGCAGGCCGGTGTGGGACTCGGCGAGGGTGGGCAGCAGCGCGGCTGCCTCGGCGGCGGTGATGACAGCGAGGCGGCCGGCGTCGGCGGGGTGGCTGCCGTGCCGCGAGCCCTCGCCCTCGGCGGGGGTGGTGGTGCCGTCGCCGGCCACGACGACGGTGTTGCCGTCGGGCCATGCCCCGAGCAGGACTCCGTGGATGTCCAGACGCTGCCCCTGGGCGAGCAGGGCGGCGATGCGGGTCCGCTCGTGTGGGACGGTGGCGTCGGCGAGCAGCAGGATCGGCGGTAGCGGTTCCTCGTGCGGGTCGGCGTCGCGCAGGTGCGCCACGGTGTCGACCTGGTGCCCGTACACCAGGCGGGTACGGTGCAGCGTCTGCTCTTCGAGGAGTTCCAGGGCCTCGGTCAGGTCGCCGGTCACGGTGAGCCTGGGTGTGTCGGGCACGTTCACGGCGGCGGCGCCGAGCAGGGTGGCCAGGGTCGCGGCGGGCAGCACCACACCGCAGCGTCCGTGCGGGTCGTCGAGGGCGCCGGAGGCGAGTGCGGAAGCGAGGAAGCCCCGCGCCGCCGCCTGCGCGCCCGGACCGGTCAGCCCCAGCCCGGCCGGTGGCCACGCCGCAAGCATCGGGTTGCCCAAGGCTGGCAGGTTCAGCGGCGGCGCCGGGTCGGTCCGCTCCTGCTCATAGACGCCGTCCGGGATCTCGGTGGCCGCGTCGTCGGGGGTGTCGGTGACCTCGCTGGTGTCAAGCAGGTCGGTCAGGCTGGTGTCCTCGTCTGCCGCGGGGCCGCGTAGGCCAGCGCGCACCCGGGTCACCACCTGCGGCAGCGGCGCCAGGTCCGGGTCGTCCAGACGTGACTGTGCGCTGGGCGGGCGTGGCGTGTATCGGCGTCGGCGCAGCCGCCACACCACGGCGGCGGCGCCGGCGATCGCGAACGCGAGACCGAGGTCGACCCAACTTCCGGTCGGCAGTGCGATGCCGTCGGGGTGCTCCGGTCGCCTGGTCGGGCCGGTGGGGGCGGTCGTGCTGGCGGCGGGACTGTTCGGGGTGTCGACCGGTGGGGCCGGGGCGGGCGCGGCCGGGGCTGCCGGTGTGGGTTCGGTGACGCCATCGTCGGCGGGCCGGCTGACGGTGGGGCTCGGCTGCGACGCTGGCGGTGGTGCCGGATCACCGGGCCGGGGTTCGGCCGGGTGGTCCGTGCCGGGTGGGGCGGCTCCAGGGTCGGCGGGGGTGGGCGTGGCGCAGTCGGGTGCGGGTGGCGGGTCTGCAGGCGCGGTGGCCGGCGGACGCGGGGCGGCGGGAGGCGCCGGTGGGGTGCCGCTGTCGTGGGTGTGGCGGGTCGGTAGGTGCAGGGTCCAGCCGGGTTGGATCAGGTTCGGGTCGGTCAGGGTTCCGCCGACCGGGAAGCGTCGTCCCTTGTTGCGGTCGTAGATGTCGGGCCAGCGGTCGGCGTCGCCGAGGTGCCGGTCGGCCAGCCGCGACAGGGTGTCGTGGCGGCGAACCGTCACCGTCGCCGGGGAGCCCGGTCCGGCCACCTGGGCCGGGCCGGCGGACGCTGCCGGCACCCCCGCCGCTGGGGCCGGTGCGGCCGGTTCCAGGCTGCTGTGGACCGGTGGGGATGACGCGGCCGCAGGGGTGGCGGTGGCGACGTTGGTCAGGGCCGTGGCGCCGAGGACGGCGGCGTGCAGTGCCCCCAGCGGGCCGGGCACCCGTATGGCCGGCCACCGGCGGGCCCGTCGGGTGAGGTGGGTCCAGGCGCTGGTGAACGCGGTGGCGGCGAAGCCGGCCCAGACCAGCCAGGCGGTGGTCAGCAGCGCGGCGGTGACGCTGCCGGGGGTGAGCGGGTCGGCCAGCCAGGCCGCGACCTGCGTACCGGTGGGCCACCGCCGGGGTAGCGCCCGGCCGGTCAGGACTGTCAGGACGGTGGGTGGTCCGACCAGGACTGCCCCGTAGGCGATGACGTGGTGGACGGTGCGTATCGCCGTGAACATGCCGGGCTCCTCGCGCCAAAAGGGGGTGCACCCGCGTCCCGCGACCCCGGCCGGGGCAGGCCGGGGTGTGGCGGGATGGGGGGTGGAGGACTGTTTCGACGCTAGGAGTGGATGCCGTGGCGAGGTAGGGGCGCGGACCTCACACGGTCTGACAGAACCTCACACGCCGTCTGACACGACCTCACCACCACGGTGTCGAGGCTGGTCAGAGCCGGGGCGACGGGCGGGGACGCAGTGGCCGGTGCGGGGCCGGCTGTGCGGTGGTGTCGTGCCGCGGGTCGCCGCCCGGTGGCAGGCCGGCGGCGGCGAGCGTGCGGGCGTAACGGTCGAGCAGGGTGTCGATCCCGTCGCGGTCACCGACCGCGGCCAGGGCCCGCACCGTCCGCCGGTGCAGGTCCTCGTTGAGGGGATCAACCCCGACCGCGTCACGCAGCAGCCGCAGCGCCGTCGGCGGGTCCGCCTCGGCGGCCAGGGCGGCGTAGGCGTCGATGACCTGCCGGCGCAGCGCCTCCCGTACCGGCGGCAGCCACGGCCAGTCGTGGCCGGCGGCCAGCTCACCCGGGTAGGCGCCGATGGCCTGCCGGAGGGTGCGGTCGCGGTCGGCGGCCCCGACGGCGGTGGCCGCCTCGTCGACGGCGGCGGTGAGCCGCCACAGGTCCACCTCGACCGTGTCGGCGGGCAGCCGGTAGCGGTTCCCGGCCCGGTCGATGACCGTCACCCCGTCGGTGTGCAGGGTGCGGCGCAACTCGCTGATGGTGGTGTAGAGCCGCCCGGTGATCGACGCGGGCCTCAGGTGTGGCCAGATCGCCTCGGTCAACTCCGCCGCGGTGGCACCGGCCGGATGCGCCGCCAGGTAGACCAGGACCTGCCAGGCGGCGCTGCGGCGCAGCAGCACCGGCCGGCCGGCGACCGTAGCGGACACCTGGCCAAGGACCCGCAGCCGCAACACCGGCACGCCGGCACCCGCCGGCCGTCGCACGCGCGCCGGCGCCGGCGGTGTCGGGGTGGCCGTCGGTGGTGGCAGGTGCCCGGTCACCGCCAGCAGGTCAGCGGTGGCCCCCGCGCCCAGCACACACAACCGCGGCCCTGCCCGCCGGCCACCGTCCACCGTGGTCGTGCCATCGGGCAGAACCTGCCAGGTCTCCTCGGGCCCCCCGCCGAGCACCACCACGGTGACCGCCCCGACCGCGCCGGCCCGCAACCGCATGACGGCGGCCGGGTCGCCGCCGCGCGGGTCGATCAGGACCAGCAGCGGCTGATCACGGCCACCCGGACCGCCGCCCGACGACGCAGGGTCGGCGGACGTCCGGTGGCGTTCGATGTGGACGAGCGCGTCGTCCAGGGTGGCGGCGACGGTCAGGCCGGCGACGGCCGTCAGGCGCGGTGCGTCCAGGTCGAGGCCGGTCAGGGTGTCGACGGTGGTGACCAGCCGCGGCCCGCCGGCGTCGGCGGTGAGCAGTGCCGCGACCAGGATGCCCCGGGCGGCGTCGGCCGCTGCCGGGCCGGTCAGCCCGACAGAGGCCGGCAGGTCCCCGGGACGCAGAACCGGGCCGGTAGGCCACTGCCCGAGCACCGGACCGTTCCGGTCGGTGACCTGTCCGCGCGGGCCGGGCGGCCCGGGGGGTGCGTCCGGGTCGGTGACGGCGGCCAGGACCGCCCGCACGGTGCGGGAATCCGGAGTGAGGTCGGCGTTCCGGCCGGCGTCGCGACCGGGAGCGCCGGGCTGGTAGT from the Solwaraspora sp. WMMD1047 genome contains:
- a CDS encoding BTAD domain-containing putative transcriptional regulator — protein: MFTAIRTVHHVIAYGAVLVGPPTVLTVLTGRALPRRWPTGTQVAAWLADPLTPGSVTAALLTTAWLVWAGFAATAFTSAWTHLTRRARRWPAIRVPGPLGALHAAVLGATALTNVATATPAAASSPPVHSSLEPAAPAPAAGVPAASAGPAQVAGPGSPATVTVRRHDTLSRLADRHLGDADRWPDIYDRNKGRRFPVGGTLTDPNLIQPGWTLHLPTRHTHDSGTPPAPPAAPRPPATAPADPPPAPDCATPTPADPGAAPPGTDHPAEPRPGDPAPPPASQPSPTVSRPADDGVTEPTPAAPAAPAPAPPVDTPNSPAASTTAPTGPTRRPEHPDGIALPTGSWVDLGLAFAIAGAAAVVWRLRRRRYTPRPPSAQSRLDDPDLAPLPQVVTRVRAGLRGPAADEDTSLTDLLDTSEVTDTPDDAATEIPDGVYEQERTDPAPPLNLPALGNPMLAAWPPAGLGLTGPGAQAAARGFLASALASGALDDPHGRCGVVLPAATLATLLGAAAVNVPDTPRLTVTGDLTEALELLEEQTLHRTRLVYGHQVDTVAHLRDADPHEEPLPPILLLADATVPHERTRIAALLAQGQRLDIHGVLLGAWPDGNTVVVAGDGTTTPAEGEGSRHGSHPADAGRLAVITAAEAAALLPTLAESHTGLPQPPAPTEPQPRTPVATTQPATPTGDHDPPTAGPAPEPDAATPDQITGATQVPDTTPALTVLAETTRPNTAGSAVPRPNGEDGQALDDGDADDPAGDGPGVVAVQVLGPPTIVAADPQQPLRAKAMELLVYLIARDGGATVDAMKEDLVPDATVSKAPNRIHTYVYALRLALRRTGGRATYITHPRHRYLLNRDTLDVDLWRMRAALAAAETTTGHARLAALRDAVTAYRGPFAAGAHYEWAEPYREAVRRQALDAHLALADALRDQPEEALAVLDAAIAHDPYAEELYQAAMRHHADLDDIDAIAARLAELTRRLEELDTEPTDDTRELAGALTDDVRRRARRNRGGAA
- a CDS encoding bacterial transcriptional activator domain-containing protein, with protein sequence MRWPRRLASAALTVGLLVGPPWVLVRVVGWPLLRQAPTGDEVRRWVAQPLTEQSVTGGLTVLAWVIWLLFALAVVRAVLWRLRGVVRRIRRLPVPAPAQATAGGLVGVAVFGVGAGATAAVSPPDPQPAEATTGQPFTDGHTTAAAAPAARAGVGVGLPDGGWLPDEVAEVAAGAAVFGWLRRRRDYQPGAPGRDAGRNADLTPDSRTVRAVLAAVTDPDAPPGPPGPRGQVTDRNGPVLGQWPTGPVLRPGDLPASVGLTGPAAADAARGILVAALLTADAGGPRLVTTVDTLTGLDLDAPRLTAVAGLTVAATLDDALVHIERHRTSADPASSGGGPGGRDQPLLVLIDPRGGDPAAVMRLRAGAVGAVTVVVLGGGPEETWQVLPDGTTTVDGGRRAGPRLCVLGAGATADLLAVTGHLPPPTATPTPPAPARVRRPAGAGVPVLRLRVLGQVSATVAGRPVLLRRSAAWQVLVYLAAHPAGATAAELTEAIWPHLRPASITGRLYTTISELRRTLHTDGVTVIDRAGNRYRLPADTVEVDLWRLTAAVDEAATAVGAADRDRTLRQAIGAYPGELAAGHDWPWLPPVREALRRQVIDAYAALAAEADPPTALRLLRDAVGVDPLNEDLHRRTVRALAAVGDRDGIDTLLDRYARTLAAAGLPPGGDPRHDTTAQPAPHRPLRPRPSPRL